From Daphnia magna isolate NIES linkage group LG2, ASM2063170v1.1, whole genome shotgun sequence:
CGCTCGTTATCATTTTCTATCTCGATATTAGGTCACTGGCACGTTGAACTGCACAGGATATAGAGcttctatatatatagatatccGTATATACAATCAAAGATGTAGTATTTAACAAACACATCAAATCACCAAGGAGTCTGGCGGGCAGGCCGCTTGTTTAACGAGCTGTGAATTGTTTAAATAGCCGCACTTTCATCTCTGGAAGAGATGAGAATTTCGTCTTCCTTTGTACGCGTTCGCCATGGAACTCCGATAGAACCACAAtttgaaacggaaaaaaaaaagaaaacagaagaaacaaaaagccGACAAAAGGACATCACTATTCGTTGTGCGTAAAAGGCTTTCACGCACCGCAGCTAACGAAACGTTTGTCCGTTCatatttcaagaaaaatttctATCAAGCCGATCTCACAAGATGACCCAGTATACAAGTTTTCACCTCCACACAATTTCCACATTAATATACTAACAGGCTTGTCCCACTTCCTGTGCTGTCTTTTCACTATTTCCCTAACTTTTACCAAATTCATTGAAATTTTGATTAGCGTGTGATATTGCTGCAGCCTGTTGTATATTCGGCCAACTTTCAAATTGCCTTTTAGGGACTTGGATGTCATCACTTGACCGCTCGTGATAACTTGGCAAATCAGGTTGTCAACGTTATTCAATTGGCTATTAGTGCGTTAGACGTATGAAAAAGAGGTTGCGGGTTTCGAAGAGGATCATTGCTCGATGATTAGCTGCCTGCCCCACCTTGTTGGAGGTAGAAGACTAACGAACAACCTACAAGCTACCACTTCTCCACCAAGTTAGCGAATCGATCTTTATATTGCAGTGAACGGCACTACTAGATCGAGTGTTGCGTCTGTAAACGTGTTGAGTTGTTGTGTAAGGTGTCATACGtgtggttttgtttttttgtgtgtggctGCGTGTCATTTTAGCTATGATGCCATTGGCATATCCATCGGCGTTGCATAATCCAGCGATGGGTATCTGAAGATGTGTTGAGTAGAATTCGATACGAAGATGTCGAATGTAGAATCCGTTGCGAAGATGTCGAATGTAGAATCCGTTGCGAAGATGTTGAATGTAGAATCCGTTGCGAAGATGTTGAGCGTTGTCTTGTTCCGATGAAGTGATGGGATGACGCAACACACAAGCAAGTACGATGGCCTTGGAGGGCATGTAGGAACAGTAGAGAAATCGGGAGGTGGCGGGAATCGAACACGGAGCGACAGATTACAATGGGAGGGCTATAACCACTGTGCCAGGACCGCACATCTCAATCCAAACTTCCTTCAATTGTCATCTGCTTATCAAAATGGTAGCAACTGTTCAAATTTTAATGTGCGTAAGTGTGGCATGATGCTATAGTGGGTGAATGCTATGCTATTACCCTGGGTTCGAATCCCGACAGATGCGTTTATTTTAGCCGTTGAAGTAGTGCTAAATGATACCTTTACGGCACCTGAGAAATTGAGTCAAACAGCCTAGATTCTTTATTTCTCCTTTATGGGCAGACCCACCACAATCCCTTAATGTTTGTATTCACGTTTGATTAGAAGCCGATAAAGTAGAACTGAGAGCTCTATGTCCCATAGTTTACATCTTGATGTCGTATGGTGGAAATCCGATTACATGATGCCAATGCGCGTTGTGAATTTAagtaaattaaattatttgtCATTAAATCACAAAAGTGTAAAACGCTGACGTTGTTGTGTTACCTTCAAATCTCATACGATCCTACTGAACGGACggaaaattcgtttttttttaaatattttttattgcgTACATTTGTCATGAATAAGTTAGACTTGTATATTTCGTGCCggacacatttttcttcagTAGTGTTTAACGAAACGATTCGTTAAAATATCTTAATAACCGGGTCCGGTGCGGGAATAAGGAAGAGCTGGGGCGACCGGGAGttcgtattcgtggacgggagcaactgggagctcgtattcatggacgggagcgacgggcaagtggtcacctttgggctggaatccagcATCATCAGCGGtccaggtcaaagtgaatttctcgCCTTCAGGAGAAACCCAATAAGAggatcccttgttggtgttgcctaggacttcaccgtacgattctttgCCGTAAGAATCGTAAGTGACTccttgcatcttcttctgaGCCTGAGACTCTTCGCGAGTGGTGTAATCAGACTGGGCGTAGCTGAAAGTTGAAAAcaataatatttttgtttatgtcAGTATCTTTCATTCTTAAATTACAAAGGAGTACAAAGAATGAAACTCACCTCCActggctgctgccatcgaggttgcgctcatcagattggctggtgatggtaATATCggcgtatttgttatccttgttgtaggcTGGTGcagggtaggctggtgcggggtagctTGGTGTGGAGTAGCTTGGTTCAGAGTAGCTgggagctttgtattccggcttgtagctggaaGGCGCAGCGGTAGCGACGGCCAAGAAAGCGGCGATGACGAACTacgcaaaagaaaaggaaattttttaaaatacaatgGAAATGTAAACCAATAAAATCAAAAGTAATGCTGTTTACTAGTTTCATGTTGAGTGCTGTTGAGAGGAATTGAACAACTGATGCCTTCTTTTACCTTCGGACGGGTTTTTATGGTCAACGAAAAATTGGGTGTGGcgttttctatttcattttgCTTCTTGACCTACTTTTGAAAGTGATGATCACCGTCCTTTGGTGGTTAACTTTTCTGGTTAGCATTCCAGGCCATGGTTCTTGAAATGCAGTGATTGTGTTCGACAAGTGGCAATCAAAGACAAAATGCCGATGCTTATCCTTCACAAGGTTTTGTCACCATCTAATACCGATCCCAGAATTGAACAAACAACCAGCCTTTCTACttgatttcaaaaagaaaattctattTGGGGTAGCTAGCATAAATCTGCATAATTTTTCGTGTGTCGTATTTCAGTCTATAAAGAAATGTTGCCACTCTTTAGCTAAACGTTGACCCTCCATGTGTTAAATGATTGTCATTTCCAGCACAGTAGACTGTATAGTTTCAGCTAATGGAATAACATGTTTTTATAATGAAATAACAAATGATATTTATAGTTATCAATATATTAATTCGATCGAAGCTTGTCCATGAACAGGAAAAGAAATcaatggaaaataaaacattctACAACCAAGGAAAATGAATTCGCAACAATGTGGAAAGTGAGAGGACGATATTTTTATACAACGCCCAGAGTTATATGTTGTTGGATCGAAAATAAGCTTCCAAAAAACTAGGTCAGTTGAATGTAACTTACCATTCACTGAACTATATAAGCCAGGGAAGGGAAGACCAAAATCATCAGTTGTTTGTCAAATCAACCTAGTACAACATGAAGCTCGTAAGACTTTGTATCTCTTATATTCTGACTTGGTCTGAAAAAAGTTTTACATTTGAATTCCTTGAAATATTTTGTCAACAGATCCTTGTTGCCACTTTCctggctgttgctgccgctgcTCCGTCCAGCTACAACccggaatacaaagctcccAGCTACCCTGAACCAAGCTATCCTACCCCTAGCTACCCTGCTCCTAGCTACTCCAccccagcctaccccgcaccagcctaccccgcaccagcataccccgcaccagcctaccccgcacctgcctacaacaaggataacaaatacgtTGATATtaccatcaccagccaatctgatgAGCGCAAtctcgatggcagcagccagTGGAGGTAACTAAATTCCATTCATTATACTCTTCAATTTGGGAATTAAAGATActtatataaatttttttctaccCAAAGCTAcgcccagtctgactacaccacccgtgaagagtctcaggtccagaagaagatgcaaggAGTCACTTACGACTCTTACGGTaaagaatcgtacggtgaagtcctaggcaacaccaacaagggatcgTCTTACTGGGTTTCTCCTGAAGGcgagaaattcactttgacctgggCCGCTGATGAAGCCGGTTTCCAGCCCAAAGGGGACCATttgcccgtcgctcccgtccacgaatacgaaCTCCCAGTCGCTCCCGTCCACATCCCCTTCAACGGAAAGGGATACAAGATTTACTAGATTTCCGACACAAGATTAATGTTTAAAACTTGTCCCATAATTTATACCTCGATATCGTGTAGgtggtgtaaatataaatgcaaTCAACGTAACAAAGAGtgttttgaatcattttaGCAAGTAAAGAAGACATGTGAtcaatttcccgatagggattctatcaaaactcgcatttcccaaccccctgatacaggcacccttacctttctacaacgaccggtggatcgaccgtcactttttctgagacataaccccagagatggcgctgatggcgcggcgatttcaggggtgtccgcactaatctttcgttcgtttttttttttagatgctgtgccgctgagattggtctccatttgtagaggaaataacgcagcagctcccggtcgagtccccgtttttatcggctgaacgacgaaggagtgtggagcagtttagtcagccaactcgagtcgatttcagggtctcgtacgtatcctttatacgttttcttattttagatgctgcgtcgcaaaacttgacgtcgtgttgtagaggagataacgcggagattaacgaaggggtcctgtcaattatcggctcaacaataaaggaatgcggagcaatctaagagcgactcgacatttctggagattttttttcagagagatggcgcgtcggtcatgaagatagggaaaaatcaggccgcgaagttatttttcaaggcgaggctttgtgcgtcgcccggcaacggacaggttttttcacaggccgtgtgagctccattgtttcgatcatggtcgtctacattaaaaaggggcaactacggaacgccatttgatccactttttaatagttgtccgtttatttagcaaataaataaacaacttgtactgccatgtagcgatttcgatagacgacgccttcaagggaggaggagtctacaacatattgaatttatcgatcgattgttaggccgaTTTCGATCAGCATTGTATAGTTAATGAATGACAACTTGACGAGATCTTGACACGCACGTTGGAAGTGTACGCGTGTTTGCACCTCGATGAGCGttgcacaataacaaagctCCGTTGGTGAGCGTATtgattaataaaggtatttaaGGCATTATCCAATTAGTCATGCCATAATGTCTCACTTTGTTGGCAGCTAGGTGAAGTCCTTGAGTGCCTCAaggactttgttttgttttagcagtattttttccttcaacaatTAATCTTGCATCTCCAACCGTGGAATGAGTTACATGTGActcgaaacaaacaaacagtgcAATTGCAACAATATAATTAGTCAGCGGTAAACAACACATTCTATCTGAGAATAGTTTAGACTTTTTGAgcgtatcttttgtttatcacatgttgcattttaattactgttatttttaaatttatatccaTGGTTTTTCTTCGACTAGATATAAATTTGCCATATCTTCATGCCAACCACAAGGATTCTGCTTTTGCACACACCTTCATTATTAATGTGTTTCTTCAGGTATGGTCACTATCAGCAGCTTTACACACAGTGTGCATCGTGAATACATCAATCCCAGAGAAAACATTccaatggaaaatattgaGAATTTCTGCCCTTCTATCCTGAACTAAACAATGCTGGTTTGTATAAATAGGCATAAAAAAACCTATCAAcagtatttttagtttgcagtTTGCTTTAACATACAACTCTATGGCATgttgatattgtcgcgggtgaaaagggagattggttatctcttcgcagagatgagtcatccgctccttggacaacgctgcgatcgtggtgaagaaattatcgggagaagtccgctctaagaaagatacgcagatatgcagtccggaaggggagtaattcgcgcgacggtataaaacgctaccccgaatctgcgttagatgagtctccatcgggtgagctcccggagctgggctccgtaagaggagttccctggtttcccaagaggtcttcagacgcttctccaacttttggtaatggttatgggttatcccttttgtttgagttaaaccattgtttagaattgatgtcatcacttgttgtattcgtttgttcttgtccaaatacaactcgcGTGACAATATTAGctacatttttattatttattgtataagacggtaaaaaaaattcttctctcGGAAGTTTATGACTTTGGACTTGCTTGAGATGACCCTTGAGCCAAGAAGCTTTTCCTGCTTTGTGTGGACAGGAATATTAGAGGCATTGATGTCTGAAACCAACAAGTGTCTtgcaaagaaagtaaaaagaaacattgatgTTGGTCATCCTCTGAGTGATGCTGAAGCCTggtaagaagaaagaagagtatGAGTATTAGTGAGTggtaaaatacatgatttagattcagaattgaatgaaaatcacggaaatcaggtttatttttctattggtcttatagtttttcatttacatttttaaaaaccataaatgaagttggtgcgctaacagaactgttttcgttaatttttttaacggctagtctaaagagaaaaccaatggctaaatcgaaatcagcgttcaatttcgattataccgtctgattttttgagaatttcaagagatgtcatttttggccgattttgacaaaagtggaaaggctatatacccttcccactttttcatttttgaccaaatttcaaatttggcttaaaatacatgatttagatttagaattgaatgaaaatcacggaaatccgatttatttttctattggtcttataatttttcatttacattttaaaaaccataaatgaagttggtgcgctaacagaactgttttcgttaatttttttaacggctagtctaaagagaaaaccaatgactaaatcgaaatcagcgttcaatttcgattattccgtgtgatttttggagaatttcaagagatgtcgtttttggtagattttgacaaaagtgggaaggctatacccttcccactttttcatttttggccaaatttcaaattttgcttaaaatacatgaattcgaatcaaaattgaatgaaaatcacgaaaatcaggtttattttcctattggtcttatagtttttgatttaatccttaaaaaccctaaattaagttgttgcgctaacagcactgtttcgttaatttttgaaacggctggtttaacgagaaaaccaataactaaatcgaaatcagcgttcaatttcgattattccgtgtgatttttggagaatttcaagagatgtcgtttttggtagattttgacaaaagtgggaaggctatacccttcccactttttcatttttggccaaatttcaaattttgcttaaaatacatgaattcgaatcaaaattgaatgaaaatcacgaaaatcaggtttattttcctattggtcttatagtttttgatttaatccttaaaaaccctaaattaagttgttgcgctaacagcactgtttcgttaatttttgaaacggctggtttaacgagaaaaccaataactaaatcgaaatcagcgttcaatttcgattattccgtgtgatttttggagaatttcaagagatgtcgtttttggtagattttgacaaaagtgggaaggctatacccttcccactttttcatttttggccaaatttcaaattttgcttaaaatacatgaattcgaatcaaaattgaatgaaaatcacgaaaatcaggtttattttcctattggtcttatagtttttgatttaatccttaaaaaccctaaattaagttgttgcgctaacagcactgtttcgttaatttttgaaacggctggtttaacgagaaaaccaataactaaatcgaaatcagcgttcaatttcgattattccgtgtgatttttggagaatttcaagagatgtcgtttttggtagattttgacaaaagtgggaaggctttacccttcccactttttcatttttggccaaatttcaaattttgcttaaaatacatgaattcaaatcaaaattgaatgaaaatcacgaaaatcaggtttattttcctattggtcttatagtttttgatttaatccttaaaaaccctaaattaagttgttgcgctaacagcactgtttcgttaatttttgaaacggctggtttaacgagaaaaccattcactaaatcgaaatcagtgttcaatttcgatttttccgtgtgatttttggagaatttcaagagatgtcgtttttggtagattttgacaaaagtgggaaggctatacccttcccactttttcatttttggccaaatttcaaattttgcttaaaatacatgaattcgaatcaaaattgaatgaaaatcacgaaaatcaggtttattttcctattggtcttatagtttttgatttaatccttaaaaaccctaaattaagttgttgcgctaacagcactgtttcgttaatttttgaaacggcttgtttaacgagaaaaccattcactaaatcgaaatcagcgttcaatttcgattattccgtgtgatttttggagaatttcaagagatgtcgtttttggtagattttgacaaaagtgggaaggcttatacccttcccactttttcatttttggccaaatttcaaattttgcttaaaatacatgaattcgaatcaaaattgaatgaaaatcacgaaaatcaggtttattttcctattggtcttatagtttttgatttaatccttaaaaaccctaaattaagttgttgcgctaacagcactgtttcgttaatttttgaaacggctggtttaacgagaaaaccaatcactaaatcgaaatcagcgttcaatttcgattattccgtgtgatttttggagaatttcaagagatgtcgtttttggtagattttgacaaaagtgggaaggctatacccttcccactttttcatttttggccaaatttcaaattttgcttaaaatacatgaattcgaatcaaaattgaatgaaaatcacgaaaatcaggtt
This genomic window contains:
- the LOC123470167 gene encoding endocuticle structural glycoprotein SgAbd-1-like, with amino-acid sequence MKLILVATFLAVAAAAPSSYNPEYKAPSYPEPSYPTPSYPAPSYSTPAYPAPAYPAPAYPAPAYPAPAYNKDNKYVDITITSQSDERNLDGSSQWSYAQSDYTTREESQVQKKMQGVTYDSYGKESYGEVLGNTNKGSSYWVSPEGEKFTLTWAADEAGFQPKGDHLPVAPVHEYELPVAPVHIPFNGKGYKIY
- the LOC123470168 gene encoding pupal cuticle protein Edg-78E-like, which translates into the protein MKLFVIAAFLAVATAAPSSYKPEYKAPSYSEPSYSTPSYPAPAYPAPAYNKDNKYADITITSQSDERNLDGSSQWSYAQSDYTTREESQAQKKMQGVTYDSYGKESYGEVLGNTNKGSSYWVSPEGEKFTLTWTADDAGFQPKGDHLPVAPVHEYELPVAPVHEYELPVAPALPYSRTGPGY